From Acinetobacter sp. ASP199, the proteins below share one genomic window:
- a CDS encoding carbonic anhydrase family protein, which translates to MKKAMLCAVAFGLMNTAYADADWDYKHTHQWGSLSDKYAACNSVNQSPINIQGSVKAELQPLKFSYNTMIHAIENKGHTVQVDFAQGGELQLDGDTFVLKQFHLHSPSENLIKGKSYPLEIHFVHANTKGELAVVGMMFEQGAESQMLKHMWNHLPKKQGEKVVLSKPQPVNQMLPKNLDYYRFSGSLTTPPCSEGVRWLILKDIQQASAQQIAAFSKLMGHPNNRPIQPLNGRVIVEN; encoded by the coding sequence ATGAAAAAGGCCATGCTATGTGCAGTTGCATTTGGACTTATGAATACCGCATATGCAGATGCAGACTGGGATTATAAGCATACCCATCAGTGGGGTTCGTTGAGCGATAAATATGCTGCATGTAATAGTGTAAATCAGTCACCTATTAATATCCAAGGTAGTGTAAAGGCAGAGCTGCAACCTTTAAAGTTCAGCTATAACACCATGATTCATGCGATCGAAAATAAAGGTCATACCGTACAGGTGGATTTTGCTCAAGGTGGTGAATTGCAGCTGGATGGCGATACCTTTGTGCTAAAACAGTTCCATTTGCATAGCCCGAGTGAAAATCTGATCAAGGGTAAAAGCTATCCACTGGAAATTCACTTTGTGCATGCCAATACTAAAGGTGAGCTTGCTGTGGTCGGCATGATGTTCGAGCAGGGTGCAGAAAGCCAGATGCTTAAACACATGTGGAACCATTTGCCGAAAAAACAAGGTGAAAAAGTGGTATTAAGCAAACCGCAACCGGTGAATCAGATGCTGCCTAAAAACCTTGATTATTATCGCTTTAGCGGATCACTGACGACACCACCATGTTCGGAAGGAGTACGCTGGCTCATTCTAAAAGATATTCAGCAGGCTTCGGCACAACAGATTGCAGCGTTCTCCAAACTTATGGGACATCCGAATAATCGTCCGATTCAGCCCTTAAATGGACGGGTTATTGTTGAAAATTAA
- a CDS encoding molecular chaperone DnaJ, with product MSFDLKTTVQPDAELSPQQRKLNRLIDKIEQQQLELKQWQQAQEQIQQYTRQTLMPVYHELHTVLFQQLEQLWKHLHEAEFSKTEATQLDVKIQSLAAYLKDSQSLSGQHAQIVDDIYNYYQQHIEYTQVRKNKKQSAQEIELFFDEESDSDQAASDDLEEWDSEKYSQAREQAKLKRQQEKLEQAAKLAEQSLKSVYLKIAATIHPDREPDEAKKIEKTELLQQANEAYAAQDLFYLLKLQIQIEQNRGASQKGLSAEQMKFYQLALDMQSQKLDDQIEEIIQSLSWNRKTWTGKGKITDLYKQVDVDTSALKKQLKGEKERLKYMKKVSGVEMLMEHGVL from the coding sequence ATGTCTTTTGATTTAAAAACCACTGTTCAGCCAGATGCCGAGCTTTCACCGCAGCAGAGAAAGCTGAACCGGCTGATTGATAAAATTGAACAGCAGCAGCTTGAACTGAAGCAGTGGCAGCAGGCGCAGGAACAGATTCAGCAATATACCCGTCAAACTTTAATGCCGGTTTATCATGAGTTACATACCGTGCTGTTTCAGCAACTGGAACAGCTATGGAAGCATTTGCATGAGGCAGAATTTTCCAAGACAGAGGCGACCCAGCTAGATGTCAAAATCCAGTCTCTTGCAGCTTACTTAAAAGATTCTCAATCTTTATCAGGGCAACATGCCCAGATTGTTGACGACATTTACAATTATTATCAACAGCATATTGAATACACGCAAGTCAGAAAAAATAAAAAGCAAAGCGCCCAGGAGATAGAGCTATTTTTCGATGAAGAAAGTGATTCGGATCAGGCTGCATCTGATGACTTGGAGGAATGGGATAGCGAAAAGTACAGTCAGGCCCGTGAACAAGCCAAGTTAAAACGCCAGCAGGAAAAGCTGGAGCAAGCTGCAAAGCTGGCTGAGCAATCGTTGAAAAGTGTTTATTTAAAAATTGCGGCAACCATTCACCCAGACCGTGAACCGGATGAAGCGAAAAAAATAGAAAAGACTGAGCTGTTGCAGCAGGCAAATGAAGCCTATGCAGCACAGGATTTATTTTATTTGCTGAAACTGCAAATCCAGATCGAGCAGAATCGTGGCGCTTCACAAAAGGGTTTAAGTGCCGAACAGATGAAGTTCTATCAACTTGCTTTAGATATGCAAAGCCAGAAACTGGATGACCAGATAGAGGAAATTATTCAATCGTTGAGCTGGAATAGAAAAACATGGACAGGCAAGGGCAAAATTACCGATTTATATAAGCAGGTGGATGTGGATACTTCAGCGTTGAAAAAGCAGCTAAAAGGGGAAAAGGAACGGTTGAAGTATATGAAGAAAGTGAGTGGGGTAGAGATGTTGATGGAGCATGGGGTTTTATAA
- a CDS encoding molecular chaperone DnaJ encodes MSILDLSAYQATENLSPQQKKFNRLVNKIEKLQAVLEEWQQAQQKVQQEASKELLPLYSQWHQILFSQLETLWQYKNTHKIAKTYLQRLDEKISILASLLLDNPNLSAQQHELMVIIAQYYELIEVDSHSEEVDIHVNDHSNQAQDADEMMKKQVMKEILADQIGVTVDWLDFDLDLDNLEAFMEKVKDKLDREEADFLQNQLNEDERNDYQKFAEKEKKKILKKQAQLEEAKKMAEQSLKKIYLKIASLIHPDREQDEQKQIEKTALLQQANSALEQKDLLTLLKLRAYAAQVDQKQAVKIANEHLKLYNLLLEEQIEQLQFEVDDIVYSFDWVGSGFYKQTFNPVDLTKKYQRDLADIQKKLLKDQKLLNDYKDFDYLKTLLKSRTFGWSLD; translated from the coding sequence ATGAGCATTTTGGATTTAAGTGCGTATCAAGCAACTGAAAATTTATCTCCACAACAGAAAAAGTTTAATCGCTTGGTTAATAAAATTGAGAAATTACAAGCTGTATTAGAGGAATGGCAACAAGCGCAGCAAAAAGTCCAACAGGAGGCAAGTAAAGAACTTTTACCTTTATATAGTCAGTGGCACCAAATTTTGTTCAGTCAATTAGAGACCCTCTGGCAATATAAAAATACGCATAAAATCGCAAAAACATATTTACAGCGTTTGGATGAAAAAATTTCAATTTTAGCGAGTCTGCTCCTTGATAATCCTAATCTATCTGCACAGCAGCATGAGTTGATGGTTATCATCGCTCAATATTACGAGCTTATAGAAGTGGATTCTCATTCTGAGGAAGTCGATATTCATGTCAATGATCATTCGAATCAAGCACAGGATGCTGATGAAATGATGAAGAAACAAGTCATGAAAGAAATTCTAGCAGATCAAATAGGGGTGACAGTTGATTGGCTTGACTTCGATTTAGATCTCGATAATCTCGAAGCGTTTATGGAAAAAGTGAAAGATAAATTAGATCGAGAAGAAGCTGATTTTCTACAAAACCAACTTAATGAAGATGAGCGTAATGATTATCAAAAATTTGCTGAAAAAGAAAAAAAGAAGATTTTAAAAAAGCAAGCACAGCTTGAAGAAGCAAAAAAAATGGCAGAGCAGTCATTGAAAAAGATTTATTTAAAAATCGCTTCACTGATTCATCCTGATCGTGAGCAAGATGAGCAAAAACAAATTGAAAAGACAGCATTATTACAGCAAGCCAATTCAGCTTTAGAGCAGAAAGATTTACTTACCTTGTTAAAATTACGTGCTTATGCAGCACAAGTTGATCAAAAACAGGCAGTTAAAATCGCAAATGAGCATTTGAAACTTTATAATCTATTGCTAGAAGAGCAAATTGAGCAATTGCAATTTGAGGTAGATGATATTGTTTATTCATTTGATTGGGTCGGCTCAGGTTTTTATAAACAGACCTTTAATCCTGTTGATTTGACTAAAAAATATCAACGTGATTTGGCTGATATTCAAAAAAAACTGTTAAAAGATCAGAAACTGTTAAATGATTACAAGGATTTTGATTACTTAAAAACTTTACTTAAAAGCAGGACATTTGGTTGGTCATTGGATTAA
- a CDS encoding endonuclease domain-containing protein, whose translation MKHHLCMVFFLSLIKIVPQLLEFAKSMRHTATDAEALMWQVLRAKRFMVLKFRRQQVIAPYIVDFYCHETGLVIELDGSQHGTAEKKEYDAERTKFLEALGLTVIRYWNHDILGRTDVVLEDLWNVCFELKSKSTSP comes from the coding sequence ATGAAGCATCATCTTTGTATGGTGTTTTTTTTAAGCTTAATAAAAATAGTTCCCCAACTATTAGAATTCGCCAAATCTATGCGCCACACCGCCACCGATGCAGAAGCTCTTATGTGGCAAGTCCTACGTGCCAAGCGTTTTATGGTACTTAAATTCCGTCGTCAGCAAGTAATCGCACCTTATATTGTAGATTTTTACTGTCATGAGACTGGCTTAGTGATTGAGTTGGATGGGAGTCAGCATGGAACGGCTGAGAAAAAAGAATACGACGCTGAACGTACCAAATTTTTAGAGGCTTTGGGGTTAACTGTAATTCGGTATTGGAATCATGATATTTTGGGGCGGACGGATGTGGTGTTGGAGGATTTGTGGAATGTGTGTTTTGAATTAAAAAGCAAAAGCACCTCTCCCTAA
- a CDS encoding RelA/SpoT domain-containing protein produces the protein MNSKVEIKTKEDHGLWYDNNIDPYKGLAEIIAVTLKNSLISQQISFVDVPYRSKTKKSFLKKIQDKLTEKDYSPESMTDLAGIRVITLIEADVQKVCDLITAMFNVHKADSVNKSEKLGEEKVGYRSVHFVCDVGKNREKLPEFSAYKGLCFEIQVRTALEHAWAEIEHDRGYKLGGKLPSYLNRRFKLLSGLLESADLEFNRLTVEIEEYAKQVNENINKDILNYELTNIGLKKLFQNKYKSLKFQDYELEASIGNILISELNLFGLDTLSKLDKEIEKLTNQYDFQPNNTILGFCRDLMMLENLSEYFEKVFFDLRPWGATDIKTYNFLTQKYTGEEIDNIFDKYDVYVIEDD, from the coding sequence GTGAATTCTAAAGTTGAGATCAAAACTAAAGAAGATCATGGTCTATGGTATGACAATAATATTGATCCCTATAAAGGATTAGCGGAAATTATTGCTGTTACCTTAAAGAATTCATTAATTTCTCAGCAAATTAGTTTTGTAGATGTACCTTATCGTTCCAAAACTAAGAAAAGCTTTTTAAAGAAAATTCAAGATAAACTGACAGAAAAAGATTATAGCCCTGAGTCAATGACTGATTTAGCAGGTATTCGGGTTATTACATTAATTGAAGCGGACGTACAAAAAGTTTGTGACTTGATTACTGCTATGTTTAATGTGCATAAAGCTGATAGCGTAAATAAATCAGAAAAATTAGGTGAGGAAAAAGTTGGTTATCGTTCAGTCCATTTTGTATGTGATGTAGGAAAAAATCGAGAAAAGTTACCTGAATTTTCAGCATATAAAGGTTTATGTTTTGAGATTCAAGTTAGAACTGCTTTAGAACATGCATGGGCTGAAATTGAGCATGATCGTGGTTATAAATTAGGGGGGAAATTACCATCATATTTAAATCGCCGGTTTAAATTACTTTCAGGTTTGTTAGAGTCAGCAGATCTTGAATTTAACCGTTTAACTGTTGAAATCGAAGAGTATGCAAAACAAGTAAATGAGAATATTAATAAAGATATATTAAATTATGAACTTACGAATATCGGATTGAAGAAATTATTTCAAAATAAATATAAAAGTTTGAAGTTTCAAGATTATGAATTAGAAGCATCGATTGGGAATATTTTAATATCAGAGTTAAATTTGTTTGGATTAGACACTTTATCTAAGTTAGATAAAGAAATAGAAAAATTAACAAATCAATATGATTTTCAACCGAACAATACAATTCTAGGATTTTGTAGAGATCTTATGATGTTGGAAAATCTTAGTGAGTATTTTGAAAAAGTATTTTTCGATTTAAGACCATGGGGCGCTACTGATATCAAAACTTATAATTTTTTGACTCAAAAATACACGGGGGAGGAAATTGATAATATATTTGATAAATATGATGTGTACGTTATTGAAGATGACTAA
- a CDS encoding valine--tRNA ligase: protein MTDSAQNIATTYDPTEIEKKWYQTWEERGYFKPSEKGESFCIMIPPPNVTGSLHMGHGFNNAIMDALTRYNRMSGKNTLWQPGTDHAGIATQMVVERQLGAQGISRHDLGREKFIEKVWEWKEQSGGNITRQIRRLGSSVDWSRERFTMDEGLSNAVKEVFVKLHEEGLIYRGKRLVNWDPKLQTALSDLEVESDKEEQGSLWHFKYFFEDKSLRTHDGKDHIVVATTRPETLLGDTAVAVALDDERYAHLVGQNIILPITGRAVPIVKDEYVDKEFGTGCVKITPAHDFNDYEVGKRCELPIINIFNKNAEVLAEFEYIEKAGEQISKTIPAPAEYVGLERFEARKKLVAQAEAEGWLDQIQPYTLKPPRGDRSGVIVEPLLTDQWYVKIAPLAKPAIEAVQDGRIKFVPEQYSNMYMAWMNNIQDWCISRQLWWGHRIPAWYDAEGNVYVGRDEAEVRAKNNIPADVQLNQDEDVLDTWFSSGLWTFSTLGWTGDEAKDKENYFLNTFHPTDVLVTGFDIIFFWVARMIMLTMHFMKNEDGTPQVPFKTVYVHGLVRDGEGQKMSKSKGNVLDPLDLIDGVDLETLVQKRTTGLMNPKQAAKIEKSTRKEFPEGIQSYGTDAVRFTFCALANTGRDIKFDMKRVEGYRNFANKIWNATRFVMMNCEEQVIGTEVRQDLWELPEQWIVSRLQKAEQAVQTAFATYRLDLAAQAIYEFIWNEYCDWYVELTKPVLNDENVSVERKAEVRRVLLAVMEASLRLAHPLMPYLTEEIWQTLAPKLGITGETIMLAQYPTADEALMNDQAEADMQWLQGLIGAVRNIRGEMGLGNARLLPVLLQNTTEAEKAQITRIEALFKALAKVESITFLADGEQPPLSSSSVVGHVSVFVPMKGLIDPKAELGRLQKDLDKVQKQHDQIATKLANEGFVAKAPAAVVEGEKVKLAEFADQLAKIKANMEQIAAL from the coding sequence ATGACTGATTCTGCGCAAAATATTGCTACAACCTACGATCCGACCGAGATCGAGAAAAAATGGTACCAAACGTGGGAAGAGCGTGGTTACTTTAAGCCGTCTGAAAAGGGCGAGTCTTTCTGTATCATGATTCCGCCACCAAACGTCACTGGTAGCTTGCACATGGGTCATGGTTTTAACAATGCCATCATGGATGCCTTGACTCGTTATAACCGTATGTCAGGTAAAAATACCTTATGGCAACCGGGGACTGACCACGCAGGTATTGCAACACAAATGGTTGTAGAGCGTCAGTTGGGTGCGCAAGGTATTAGCCGTCATGACCTGGGCCGTGAAAAGTTCATCGAAAAAGTCTGGGAATGGAAAGAACAATCTGGCGGTAATATCACCCGTCAAATCCGTCGCCTCGGTTCTTCGGTTGACTGGTCACGTGAACGCTTCACCATGGATGAAGGCCTATCTAACGCAGTGAAAGAAGTGTTCGTTAAACTGCATGAAGAAGGTCTGATTTACCGTGGCAAACGTCTGGTGAACTGGGACCCTAAACTACAAACTGCCCTGTCTGACCTGGAAGTTGAGTCTGATAAAGAAGAACAAGGTTCGCTGTGGCACTTTAAATATTTCTTTGAAGACAAGTCATTGCGTACCCACGATGGTAAAGATCACATTGTAGTTGCAACAACACGTCCTGAAACATTGCTCGGTGATACAGCGGTTGCGGTTGCCCTAGATGATGAACGCTATGCACACTTGGTGGGTCAAAACATCATCTTACCTATTACAGGTCGTGCGGTTCCAATCGTTAAAGATGAATATGTTGACAAAGAATTCGGTACCGGTTGTGTAAAAATCACCCCTGCACACGACTTCAATGACTATGAAGTAGGTAAACGCTGCGAATTGCCAATCATCAATATCTTCAACAAAAATGCGGAAGTATTGGCTGAGTTTGAATATATTGAAAAAGCGGGCGAGCAGATTTCTAAAACTATTCCTGCACCTGCAGAATACGTTGGCTTAGAACGTTTTGAAGCACGTAAAAAATTAGTTGCACAAGCTGAAGCTGAAGGCTGGTTAGACCAAATTCAACCATACACATTGAAACCACCTCGCGGTGACCGTTCAGGTGTGATCGTTGAGCCTCTATTGACTGACCAATGGTATGTGAAGATTGCGCCACTTGCGAAACCTGCGATTGAAGCGGTTCAAGACGGTCGTATCAAGTTCGTTCCTGAGCAGTACAGCAATATGTACATGGCTTGGATGAACAATATCCAAGACTGGTGTATCTCGCGTCAATTGTGGTGGGGTCACCGTATCCCTGCTTGGTACGATGCTGAAGGCAATGTTTACGTGGGTCGTGACGAAGCTGAAGTTCGTGCGAAAAACAACATCCCTGCTGACGTTCAGTTAAACCAAGACGAAGATGTACTGGATACATGGTTCTCTTCAGGTCTTTGGACATTCTCAACTTTAGGTTGGACTGGCGACGAAGCAAAAGACAAAGAAAACTACTTCTTAAATACATTCCACCCAACAGATGTATTGGTGACAGGTTTTGACATCATCTTCTTCTGGGTTGCACGTATGATCATGCTGACCATGCACTTCATGAAGAATGAAGATGGTACGCCACAAGTGCCGTTCAAAACTGTGTATGTACACGGTTTGGTACGTGATGGCGAAGGTCAGAAGATGTCTAAATCTAAGGGTAACGTGCTTGACCCATTAGACTTGATTGACGGTGTGGATTTAGAAACTTTAGTACAAAAACGTACGACTGGTTTGATGAACCCGAAACAAGCGGCGAAGATTGAAAAATCAACCCGTAAAGAATTCCCTGAAGGTATTCAATCTTACGGTACGGATGCAGTTCGTTTCACTTTCTGTGCGCTTGCAAACACAGGTCGTGACATTAAGTTCGATATGAAGCGTGTTGAAGGTTACCGTAATTTTGCCAACAAAATCTGGAACGCGACGCGTTTCGTGATGATGAATTGTGAAGAACAAGTGATTGGTACTGAAGTTCGTCAAGACCTATGGGAATTGCCTGAACAATGGATCGTGAGCCGTCTACAAAAAGCGGAACAAGCGGTACAAACAGCATTTGCGACCTATCGTTTAGACTTGGCTGCGCAAGCGATTTACGAATTCATCTGGAATGAATACTGTGACTGGTATGTCGAATTAACCAAGCCTGTATTAAACGATGAAAACGTATCGGTTGAGCGTAAAGCCGAAGTTCGTCGTGTATTACTTGCGGTGATGGAAGCATCTTTACGTCTTGCTCATCCGTTAATGCCTTACTTGACTGAAGAAATTTGGCAAACGCTTGCGCCTAAACTTGGCATCACTGGCGAAACCATCATGCTTGCGCAATACCCAACAGCTGATGAAGCGTTGATGAATGACCAAGCTGAAGCAGATATGCAATGGCTTCAAGGTTTGATTGGTGCGGTACGTAACATCCGTGGTGAGATGGGTTTAGGTAATGCACGTTTATTGCCTGTTCTTCTTCAAAACACGACTGAAGCAGAAAAAGCACAGATCACACGTATTGAAGCATTGTTTAAAGCATTGGCGAAAGTTGAAAGCATAACTTTCTTGGCTGATGGCGAACAACCACCATTGTCTTCATCTTCTGTTGTCGGTCATGTGTCTGTATTCGTTCCAATGAAAGGCTTAATTGACCCTAAAGCAGAATTGGGTCGTCTACAAAAAGACTTAGACAAAGTTCAAAAACAGCACGACCAAATTGCAACGAAACTTGCGAATGAAGGTTTTGTCGCGAAAGCACCTGCTGCTGTAGTTGAAGGCGAGAAAGTTAAACTTGCTGAGTTTGCTGACCAGTTAGCAAAGATTAAAGCGAATATGGAGCAAATTGCGGCGCTTTAA